The following coding sequences lie in one Pectobacterium sp. A5351 genomic window:
- a CDS encoding DegT/DnrJ/EryC1/StrS family aminotransferase produces MDDAIFANDLHDPVQARKRELDAVIAVAAGDMETSLATVARFESELADWAGFAACVGTSSDTGGVSVMLGALDFRPGDEVIVGPDVPAWVTSPLVHAGLIPVAADYEPGTLRVQLAAFEQHFSERTRAVLVSSSFLYRQDIAHVIEMSRARQLVTIVELTASIDTMLDHRQIAEGFDIGLLSLREGDSAISTGEGGAVFFRHREWGRRAKSYSQFSDLDGIHVGVNHKISGIQCAVGRLRLQALMARNAAHRAAGYRMGADSQHAANPPLSPSVVAGAGAHAIKDSFYPVGTREEAFVLAALNSGIGGRSETVRQYEQQLKTHFNAGQAIATSSGYGSLVVALSAFGLKPGDKVLLTPTCPLCTVYALMFMRLEPVFCDISPDDFTIDLAMAERLIDDKTKAIIDIPMWGYPVDAKRVAAFARAHGLYYLLDIALAHKARLDGEFLWKYADMATFSTHHSKTLVTGEGGAVLTDNDELALKAKQFTHCDFTASRNPVLNFSLSGLQAALGLARLHRLEQDVQQRLSTMQAVSTLLTNPYLEPLPIISGGEPAGTKLLVRSLTGSNAALLEHQSHAGIPSDIALYNCKALYQYPVLRDKATPCPNAERMLATITTLPVHPDIRQADIAVIAAVLNRFQPEHTEEVLS; encoded by the coding sequence ATGGACGACGCGATCTTTGCAAACGATCTCCACGATCCTGTACAGGCCCGAAAGCGTGAGCTGGATGCCGTTATTGCCGTGGCGGCGGGGGATATGGAGACCTCCCTTGCCACGGTCGCGCGCTTCGAATCCGAGTTGGCAGACTGGGCTGGGTTTGCGGCATGTGTCGGGACGTCGTCTGATACCGGGGGCGTCAGCGTGATGCTCGGTGCTCTCGATTTCCGGCCCGGCGATGAGGTTATCGTGGGGCCGGATGTCCCGGCATGGGTCACGTCGCCTTTGGTGCATGCGGGGTTGATACCCGTGGCCGCAGACTATGAGCCTGGCACGCTGCGTGTACAGCTGGCTGCGTTCGAGCAGCATTTTAGTGAGAGAACCAGAGCGGTGCTGGTTTCCTCCTCTTTTCTGTATCGTCAGGACATCGCCCACGTTATTGAGATGAGCCGCGCGAGGCAACTTGTCACGATTGTTGAGTTAACCGCGTCCATCGACACGATGCTCGACCACCGGCAGATCGCTGAGGGATTCGACATTGGGCTGTTGTCCTTGCGAGAAGGGGATTCCGCGATTTCCACTGGCGAAGGGGGGGCCGTGTTTTTTCGCCATCGCGAATGGGGACGCCGAGCGAAAAGCTACTCTCAATTCTCCGATTTGGATGGGATACATGTCGGTGTTAACCACAAGATAAGTGGTATCCAATGTGCTGTCGGGCGGCTTCGTTTACAGGCGCTGATGGCAAGAAATGCGGCGCATCGTGCGGCGGGCTACCGAATGGGTGCTGATAGCCAACACGCTGCCAATCCGCCGCTATCTCCCTCTGTGGTCGCAGGGGCTGGCGCCCACGCCATCAAAGACAGCTTTTATCCTGTCGGCACCCGCGAAGAAGCGTTTGTGCTGGCTGCGTTGAACAGCGGTATCGGAGGACGATCCGAGACCGTTCGCCAATACGAACAGCAGCTAAAAACGCATTTTAATGCCGGGCAGGCTATTGCCACGTCATCGGGGTATGGTTCGCTCGTTGTCGCGCTGTCTGCCTTTGGCCTCAAACCGGGGGACAAGGTGCTGTTAACGCCGACATGTCCGCTGTGCACGGTATACGCCCTCATGTTTATGCGACTTGAACCGGTATTTTGCGATATCAGCCCGGATGATTTCACCATCGATCTGGCTATGGCTGAGCGCCTGATCGACGACAAAACCAAAGCGATTATCGATATCCCGATGTGGGGATATCCGGTTGATGCGAAGCGAGTTGCCGCGTTTGCGCGTGCGCACGGTTTGTACTACCTGCTTGATATCGCGCTGGCGCACAAGGCCAGATTAGATGGCGAATTCCTCTGGAAATACGCCGATATGGCGACGTTTTCCACGCACCACAGCAAAACGCTGGTTACCGGCGAGGGCGGGGCGGTTCTGACGGATAACGATGAACTGGCGCTGAAGGCGAAGCAGTTTACGCACTGTGATTTCACCGCGTCCCGTAATCCGGTGTTGAATTTCTCTCTCAGTGGTTTACAGGCTGCGCTGGGGCTGGCACGGCTTCATCGGCTGGAACAGGATGTGCAACAGCGTTTGTCTACCATGCAGGCGGTGAGCACGCTACTGACCAACCCCTATCTCGAACCGTTGCCGATCATTTCCGGTGGTGAACCCGCTGGCACCAAACTGCTCGTGCGTTCGCTGACGGGCAGCAATGCCGCTTTACTTGAACATCAGTCTCATGCTGGCATCCCCTCGGATATCGCCCTGTATAACTGCAAGGCGCTGTACCAGTATCCCGTTTTGCGTGACAAAGCCACGCCGTGCCCGAATGCCGAGCGGATGCTGGCGACCATCACCACCTTACCTGTTCATCCGGATATCCGACAGGCTGACATCGCGGTGATCGCAGCGGTACTCAATCGCTTTCAGCCTGAACATACGGAGGAGGTTCTGTCATGA
- a CDS encoding NUDIX domain-containing protein, with product MKNTTYAPSATTAVVNDSWVLANDWGKLTKYDITYTRSNGTEQRLIREAYDRGHGATIVLYNPDARTVILTSQFRLPAFLLGHHYELIEACAGLLDERDPIEAIRKEAEEETGYKLNEVTKIGEIFMSPGSVTERLHFFIAPFTHEMRINEGGGIAEEGEDIKVMEIPIKDALQMIDDGQIIDAKTIILLQHLVIKNICKP from the coding sequence ATGAAAAACACGACTTATGCACCCTCTGCCACGACGGCGGTCGTCAATGACAGTTGGGTATTAGCCAATGACTGGGGAAAGCTCACTAAATACGACATCACTTACACACGCTCAAACGGAACGGAACAGCGGCTGATCCGCGAAGCTTATGACCGTGGTCACGGTGCGACCATCGTGCTCTACAACCCGGATGCACGTACGGTCATTCTCACCAGTCAGTTTCGGCTACCGGCTTTTCTGCTGGGTCACCATTATGAGCTGATCGAAGCGTGTGCTGGCCTGTTGGATGAACGCGACCCGATAGAGGCCATCAGAAAAGAGGCAGAGGAGGAAACCGGATATAAGCTCAATGAGGTCACCAAAATTGGTGAAATATTCATGAGTCCCGGTTCTGTTACCGAGCGTCTACACTTCTTTATTGCGCCGTTTACGCACGAGATGCGCATCAATGAAGGCGGCGGTATCGCTGAAGAAGGCGAAGATATCAAGGTCATGGAAATCCCGATTAAAGATGCGCTGCAAATGATTGATGACGGCCAGATTATTGATGCCAAAACCATTATTTTGCTTCAGCACCTGGTGATTAAAAATATTTGTAAGCCCTAA
- a CDS encoding HAD family hydrolase, which yields MKDSTAIKHVIFDWNGTLVDDLALAVKGVNAVRELQTLPPLDAKRYREHFGFPIQSFYQAVGIDCESGRFDDLIHAYLRIFNSEINQCPLHQGAIDIISMLRRTGVSISVLSASQHETLQNNLASAGIDHLVDHVFGLTNTQAKGKQGIAETLDSVLGNPGTTALMIGDTDHDIDVAHACGWQMASVSHGHQTHERLSAIHPFVFGDLSSVYRAYFR from the coding sequence ATGAAAGATAGCACTGCGATTAAACACGTTATTTTCGACTGGAATGGCACGCTGGTCGATGACCTGGCGCTGGCGGTGAAGGGGGTGAACGCGGTGAGGGAGTTACAAACGCTGCCTCCTCTCGATGCAAAGAGATATCGCGAGCATTTCGGGTTCCCGATCCAGTCGTTCTATCAGGCGGTCGGGATCGACTGCGAGAGCGGGCGATTCGACGATTTGATCCACGCGTATCTGCGTATTTTCAATAGCGAAATCAACCAGTGTCCTCTCCATCAGGGGGCCATCGATATCATCAGTATGTTGCGACGTACCGGCGTGAGCATCTCCGTGCTGTCTGCCAGCCAGCACGAGACGTTACAGAACAATCTAGCCAGCGCTGGCATTGACCATCTTGTCGACCATGTGTTTGGCCTCACGAATACCCAGGCTAAAGGCAAGCAGGGTATTGCTGAAACGCTAGACTCAGTACTGGGAAATCCGGGAACGACGGCTCTGATGATCGGTGATACCGATCATGACATCGACGTCGCACACGCCTGTGGCTGGCAGATGGCTTCTGTCTCACACGGCCATCAGACGCACGAACGGCTGAGCGCGATTCACCCGTTTGTTTTCGGGGATCTGTCATCGGTATACCGCGCCTATTTCCGCTAA
- a CDS encoding fatty acid desaturase family protein: MLSQDRVFDVMVVLIALSLFLRLAITLYYRDGERILPKFKLSPGNRDEISYYKRFDTLFAPLPFIYCWLEIFAAVLFFRWTDYNVLSGALLAVVTSGRMRALQELGHNALHVALCPSKKLQWFLSNTFFQFPTLKRDMDSRFITHVIEHHPNADVPGKDPNLRRVIAAGMVPGISRGQFIKALFYPVSLKGLVNNIKGNFRDVFRENTSKQTALLRAVVTISVVALYLWVGGIAALIVGWVIPVFSIYPLFSWWSLLSKHRWHTPYSPTRYRLAHDYEHGRATDFSGVFGAIQRYLIFPMSDAYHLAHHIYPTVRYQYMPAVDWALKVNEPRYTQYIAKGMIFGSGGQPAALSELYHRLVNTAVQSPLNRERGTIND, encoded by the coding sequence ATGCTAAGCCAAGATCGTGTGTTCGATGTGATGGTGGTACTGATCGCGTTAAGTCTTTTTCTCCGGCTGGCGATCACGCTTTATTATCGCGACGGTGAGCGGATCCTGCCGAAATTCAAACTTAGCCCCGGCAACAGAGATGAGATCAGTTACTACAAGCGATTCGATACGCTCTTCGCGCCGCTGCCGTTTATCTACTGTTGGCTGGAGATTTTTGCCGCCGTGCTGTTCTTCCGCTGGACGGACTATAACGTGCTGTCCGGTGCGCTGCTGGCGGTGGTGACCTCGGGGCGGATGAGAGCGCTACAAGAGCTGGGTCACAATGCGCTGCACGTGGCGCTGTGCCCCTCGAAGAAGCTACAGTGGTTCCTGTCCAACACGTTTTTCCAGTTCCCGACGCTGAAAAGGGATATGGATTCGCGCTTTATTACGCATGTCATTGAACATCACCCTAATGCGGACGTTCCGGGTAAAGATCCGAATCTGCGGCGGGTGATTGCCGCAGGCATGGTGCCCGGCATCAGCCGTGGTCAGTTTATCAAAGCCTTGTTCTATCCGGTCAGCCTTAAAGGTCTGGTTAATAACATCAAGGGCAACTTCCGCGATGTATTCCGAGAAAACACCTCGAAGCAGACCGCGCTGCTGCGCGCCGTCGTGACGATAAGTGTGGTGGCGCTTTATTTGTGGGTGGGCGGCATTGCGGCGCTGATTGTCGGGTGGGTGATTCCTGTTTTCTCCATTTATCCGCTGTTTTCGTGGTGGTCGCTGCTCTCTAAACACCGCTGGCACACGCCTTATAGCCCAACCCGCTACCGGCTTGCCCATGACTATGAACATGGCCGTGCCACGGATTTTTCCGGCGTGTTCGGTGCGATTCAGCGGTATCTGATATTTCCGATGTCCGACGCCTATCATCTGGCACACCACATTTATCCCACCGTTCGCTATCAATATATGCCCGCCGTGGACTGGGCGCTGAAAGTCAATGAACCACGATACACGCAGTACATCGCAAAGGGAATGATCTTCGGTTCAGGAGGGCAACCTGCTGCGCTCTCTGAGCTATACCACCGGCTCGTCAATACGGCTGTTCAATCGCCACTAAACAGGGAAAGAGGAACGATTAATGACTGA
- a CDS encoding HAD family hydrolase: MKTTAGLLFDLDGTLLDTDRLHLAAFNELLADFGQSVTIDYYNEKIMGAPMDHITRDLFPNLSPEHRYELGERKEALFRKQLTGPLEGRPGVTGLFEWAQDRNIGIAVVTNAPRESAIMMLKGLHLLESVDHLLIGAELPRSKPDPYPYAEAMRLLGVGPENALAFEDSGPGIQSAAAAGVFTFGMTGALDEAALLKYGASAAIPDFNDDKLTAMLSKLSA; the protein is encoded by the coding sequence ATGAAAACTACCGCAGGATTGTTGTTTGACCTGGATGGAACATTGCTCGACACAGACCGGCTGCATCTGGCCGCGTTTAATGAACTCCTGGCCGACTTTGGTCAGTCCGTTACGATTGACTATTACAACGAAAAAATCATGGGCGCGCCGATGGACCACATCACGCGCGATCTTTTCCCCAATCTATCGCCCGAGCACCGTTATGAACTGGGAGAGCGTAAAGAAGCGCTGTTCAGGAAGCAGCTTACGGGGCCGCTGGAAGGCCGCCCTGGCGTGACTGGACTCTTCGAGTGGGCGCAGGACAGAAACATTGGAATCGCTGTGGTGACCAACGCGCCGCGTGAAAGCGCCATCATGATGTTGAAGGGGCTACATTTATTGGAGTCCGTCGATCATCTGCTTATCGGCGCGGAGCTGCCGCGCAGCAAGCCCGATCCTTATCCCTACGCGGAAGCGATGCGACTGCTGGGCGTTGGGCCTGAAAACGCCTTAGCGTTTGAGGATTCTGGCCCCGGTATTCAGTCTGCGGCGGCGGCGGGGGTATTTACCTTCGGTATGACGGGCGCACTGGATGAAGCGGCGTTGCTGAAGTATGGCGCATCAGCGGCGATCCCAGATTTCAACGACGACAAGCTGACGGCCATGCTCAGCAAGCTTAGCGCGTGA
- a CDS encoding FAD-dependent oxidoreductase produces MTTLNNATGKAIVIGASIAGCLVARSLARHFKDVVLLDLDTFSDEPCTRRTVPQEHHVHLLLNRGVQIIENFYPGFKNELLHFGAEEIDLSHGVKCYAGVGWKQRWPTGITAHYCSRTLLEHVLRQSARRVPNIEIKEGYRVKHLLHDDGTVRGLVASVGQVEETLEADLVVDASGRNSKAAAWLKQLGYGEVQREEVENQLGYVSRVYKKDTTRQTGWKVLLVTPNLPTKRSMGVISPIEGDKYIVTAGGWFGESPKPNEHDFMRFLAELPVPDIHDEVSKLEPLSEFHQFKMPCSLRRRYDLMPSWPDGFLVVGDALCSINPIYSQGMSVSALQAEALDVALPEYLRCTISAQQVLNVQVMATEISWQQAKKSDESLSQQAAKAALKNKLKETYISLVHAASFHNRDVAIATLKIANLLEAQRTLYRFPIVRASLSSVIARAIR; encoded by the coding sequence ATGACGACATTAAATAATGCTACAGGCAAGGCTATCGTCATTGGCGCCAGCATTGCTGGCTGTCTGGTCGCCCGTTCGCTTGCCAGGCACTTCAAGGACGTTGTGCTGCTCGATTTGGATACGTTTAGTGATGAACCTTGCACGCGTCGGACGGTGCCGCAGGAACATCATGTGCATCTGCTATTAAATCGCGGTGTCCAGATTATCGAGAATTTCTATCCCGGTTTTAAGAACGAGCTGCTGCACTTCGGGGCTGAAGAGATCGATCTGTCTCATGGCGTGAAATGCTATGCTGGCGTGGGCTGGAAACAGCGCTGGCCGACCGGTATTACCGCGCACTATTGTTCAAGAACGCTGCTTGAGCATGTTCTGAGACAATCGGCCAGACGCGTACCGAATATCGAGATTAAAGAGGGCTATCGGGTTAAACACCTTCTTCATGATGACGGAACCGTGCGAGGGCTTGTCGCGAGCGTCGGGCAAGTGGAGGAAACGCTGGAAGCCGATCTGGTGGTGGATGCCTCTGGCAGAAACTCAAAGGCTGCGGCATGGCTGAAGCAGCTAGGCTACGGCGAGGTTCAGCGTGAAGAGGTCGAGAATCAGCTCGGCTATGTGTCGCGCGTCTATAAGAAAGACACAACGCGTCAGACCGGCTGGAAAGTGCTGCTCGTGACGCCCAATCTGCCGACAAAACGCAGTATGGGTGTCATCAGTCCCATTGAGGGAGACAAGTATATCGTCACCGCCGGAGGCTGGTTCGGCGAATCGCCCAAGCCCAATGAACATGACTTTATGCGATTCCTTGCCGAGCTGCCGGTGCCTGACATCCATGATGAGGTCAGCAAGCTGGAGCCGCTGAGTGAGTTTCACCAGTTCAAGATGCCATGCAGCCTGAGACGCCGTTATGACCTGATGCCGTCATGGCCGGATGGTTTTCTGGTCGTGGGAGATGCGCTATGCAGCATCAACCCTATTTACAGTCAGGGGATGAGTGTTTCGGCCCTGCAAGCCGAAGCGCTGGACGTCGCTCTGCCTGAGTATCTCCGGTGCACGATCTCGGCCCAGCAGGTGCTGAATGTGCAAGTGATGGCGACGGAAATCTCCTGGCAGCAGGCCAAAAAAAGCGATGAAAGCCTGAGCCAGCAGGCCGCCAAAGCCGCTCTGAAAAATAAGCTGAAAGAGACGTATATCAGCCTGGTTCACGCCGCGTCGTTCCACAATCGGGACGTGGCGATTGCCACCCTCAAGATCGCTAACCTGCTAGAAGCGCAGCGCACGCTCTATCGTTTCCCCATAGTCAGAGCCTCATTATCCAGCGTCATTGCCCGAGCCATACGATAA
- the mtnP gene encoding S-methyl-5'-thioadenosine phosphorylase — protein sequence MTDQRTTTPPRIGIICGSGMDSLSIIETPERINVTTSFGDPSGIITLGEIAGIPVAIVNRHGIGHRLLPSEINVRANIAALKALGVSQVISFSAVGSLVEEAPPGTFVAIDQYIDRTYRRVNTFFGSGVVAHVPFGKPVCTDNHSLLVDALDELAIPHLAKGLYVVMEGPHFSTKAESAFHRQMGGTVIGMTAMPEPKLCREAELCYNMVAMVTDYDCWHTSHEAVNAAMVSEQMADNIKKAESLLSVIVPKLAQREALCRDRCQYALDGAIMTDFSLITSEVISRFSPLLDRVIQDDMSS from the coding sequence ATGACTGATCAACGAACGACGACGCCACCCCGTATTGGGATCATCTGTGGCAGCGGGATGGATTCTCTGTCGATCATCGAAACGCCTGAGCGCATCAATGTCACGACTTCCTTTGGCGACCCTTCCGGCATCATCACGCTTGGCGAGATAGCCGGGATTCCGGTAGCGATCGTGAATCGTCATGGCATCGGCCACCGGCTGCTGCCCTCGGAAATTAACGTCAGAGCCAACATTGCCGCGCTCAAGGCGCTGGGGGTTTCGCAGGTGATCTCGTTCAGCGCCGTTGGCAGCCTGGTCGAAGAAGCCCCTCCCGGTACGTTTGTCGCGATCGATCAATATATCGATCGGACGTACCGCCGCGTAAATACCTTCTTCGGTTCAGGGGTGGTGGCGCATGTTCCTTTTGGGAAGCCGGTTTGCACGGATAACCACTCGCTGCTGGTTGATGCACTGGACGAACTCGCCATTCCACATCTGGCAAAGGGGCTGTATGTCGTGATGGAAGGGCCGCACTTTTCAACCAAAGCGGAATCCGCATTCCATCGCCAAATGGGTGGCACGGTTATTGGCATGACCGCCATGCCAGAGCCGAAGCTCTGCCGTGAAGCGGAGCTTTGCTACAACATGGTCGCGATGGTGACCGATTACGATTGCTGGCATACCTCCCATGAGGCGGTGAATGCCGCCATGGTCAGTGAGCAGATGGCTGATAATATTAAGAAAGCCGAGTCTCTGTTATCCGTCATCGTGCCAAAACTTGCACAGCGTGAGGCGCTATGCCGTGATCGCTGCCAATACGCATTAGATGGTGCCATCATGACGGATTTCAGCCTGATCACGTCCGAAGTCATTAGCCGTTTTTCACCGTTACTTGACCGTGTTATCCAGGACGATATGTCGTCCTGA
- a CDS encoding LacI family DNA-binding transcriptional regulator, whose translation MKTMLEVAKRAGVSKATVSRVLNGTGQVKQATRDAVFRAMDELGYRPNFLARSLARRSSNSIGLVISNFDGPYFGRLLRRATDIAENHGKHLIVTDGHDTPEEEQRAVQLLSDRQCDAIILYTRYMSETDLMSLLDTLTIPMIVMNRDLPQARERCIFFRQQQAAFDVVNYLIEQGHREIACITAPMQTPTARARLAGYQQALITHQIEVEPRRVAHGNSLISSGYYAARRLLDSNVSFSALFASNDDMAIGAMKALYEAGKTLPQDVSVFGFDDDPCAAYLHPSLSTVYMPIEEMTATAITQVLDLIAGKEVKPLQPFTGELKLRESVQKGPYYYSRSASHPRHSC comes from the coding sequence ATGAAGACTATGCTGGAAGTGGCGAAACGTGCAGGGGTGTCTAAAGCGACCGTCTCCCGAGTGCTAAACGGCACCGGTCAGGTCAAACAGGCAACACGCGATGCGGTATTTCGGGCAATGGACGAGCTAGGTTACCGTCCTAATTTTCTGGCCCGTTCGCTGGCTCGCCGCAGTTCAAACAGTATCGGTCTTGTTATCTCCAATTTCGACGGCCCTTACTTTGGCCGCCTGCTGCGCCGTGCTACGGATATCGCGGAAAACCACGGTAAACACCTCATCGTGACCGATGGGCACGATACGCCGGAAGAAGAGCAGCGAGCGGTGCAGCTTCTGTCTGACAGACAATGCGACGCCATCATTCTCTATACCCGCTATATGTCCGAGACAGACCTCATGTCGCTGCTCGACACGCTGACCATTCCGATGATCGTGATGAATCGCGATCTGCCGCAGGCACGGGAGCGCTGCATTTTCTTCCGCCAGCAGCAGGCCGCGTTTGACGTGGTGAATTACCTGATCGAACAGGGTCACCGCGAGATCGCCTGCATCACCGCGCCGATGCAAACGCCGACAGCGCGGGCACGGCTCGCGGGCTATCAGCAGGCATTAATCACCCACCAGATCGAGGTTGAGCCGCGTCGGGTGGCACACGGAAATAGCCTGATCTCCAGCGGCTATTATGCCGCACGTCGGTTGCTGGATAGCAACGTCAGCTTTAGCGCACTATTTGCCAGCAACGATGACATGGCAATCGGCGCAATGAAAGCGCTGTACGAGGCGGGGAAAACATTACCGCAGGATGTCTCCGTGTTTGGTTTTGACGATGACCCCTGCGCAGCCTACCTGCACCCTTCACTCTCCACTGTTTACATGCCGATTGAAGAGATGACCGCCACCGCGATTACCCAAGTGCTGGATCTGATTGCAGGCAAAGAGGTTAAACCGCTGCAACCTTTTACCGGTGAACTGAAACTGCGCGAATCAGTACAGAAAGGGCCGTACTATTATTCCCGTAGCGCCAGTCATCCTCGCCATTCCTGTTGA
- a CDS encoding substrate-binding domain-containing protein has translation MTSTLIHAPTGDGSKATLKAYSSFEPYELADYLRALAHHMPDVAIHIERMPTAALTARLAQELHAPQVDMILGWADTASRTLDLREGLFAPGADADGYMRITGFSTAIVVDTAVLSETGVDIVSWVDLAQPALLGKVAFPDPTVSGAGFLALATILQFYGEPEGWAILSDIYRNACIRPPSAWEPARLTGEGQIAAGVTVKIAASNRQRECPTLQLVEPQDAIGIESEVFAGFSTTRHRPLVTQALQWLRSEEAAALYASYNKVILGKPDSRLFVIDAENAVKNRTRWLSQLESIANGNHL, from the coding sequence ATGACTTCCACTCTCATTCATGCCCCAACGGGCGACGGCTCAAAGGCCACACTCAAAGCCTATAGCTCTTTTGAACCTTATGAGCTTGCGGATTATCTGCGCGCGCTCGCGCATCACATGCCTGATGTGGCGATCCATATTGAAAGAATGCCTACGGCAGCCCTGACGGCAAGGCTGGCTCAGGAGCTGCATGCTCCTCAGGTGGATATGATTCTGGGGTGGGCAGATACCGCCTCGCGAACCCTCGATTTACGCGAGGGGCTATTTGCGCCGGGCGCTGACGCCGATGGATATATGCGCATCACCGGATTTTCAACCGCGATCGTTGTCGATACCGCCGTCCTCTCTGAAACGGGTGTGGATATCGTATCCTGGGTCGATCTTGCCCAACCGGCGCTTCTGGGGAAGGTTGCGTTTCCTGACCCAACCGTATCGGGCGCGGGTTTTCTGGCGCTGGCGACGATTCTGCAATTCTACGGTGAGCCCGAAGGCTGGGCGATCCTCTCTGATATTTATCGCAATGCGTGCATCAGGCCACCTTCCGCGTGGGAGCCCGCCCGGTTGACCGGAGAAGGGCAGATCGCGGCTGGCGTGACGGTAAAAATAGCGGCCTCAAATCGGCAACGGGAATGCCCTACGCTGCAACTCGTTGAACCGCAAGATGCGATCGGCATTGAATCTGAAGTCTTTGCAGGCTTTAGCACGACCCGCCACCGTCCACTGGTCACTCAGGCACTTCAATGGCTCAGGTCAGAAGAGGCCGCGGCCCTCTATGCAAGTTATAACAAAGTTATTCTCGGAAAACCGGATAGCCGGCTATTTGTTATTGATGCCGAAAACGCGGTAAAAAATCGAACCCGCTGGTTGTCCCAGCTTGAATCCATTGCAAACGGTAATCACCTATGA
- a CDS encoding MFS transporter, which yields MTEQSLVKPQFKRDYYTFYLYMLSVVCGFHQAVPGSITPFLRDELQLSRIVIGWHFSLYAIGMFATGFIVTYCSKRVSPKRILLTSSFAVTIAVAIFSLPMPSSATLSMSLVLGLAGGAMQIAIQESLARHHGENSGVAITEGCIFAAIGVFAGPVFVSLAVESGWGWRMAMFVPIIALLPLLFIAPENLSRVPVNIATSTSNPAERSPRLPLVAFLMFGMIFLGISAEWGIGFWGAQFLEEQLSVTVATSVGMMSAYFGGTIVGRIAVSRLLLRYEINTLLIGAIIVGGIGLVILWLVPHVTVALVSLAILGACLGNFFPLILSVATQQPPQFLSKIAAGATQSVGLALLLAPLLLGNVGESIGLVGAIGLLTVIPPVMLVAYLLSRKLS from the coding sequence ATGACGGAACAGAGCCTGGTTAAACCCCAATTCAAGCGCGACTATTACACGTTCTATTTATATATGTTGTCGGTGGTGTGCGGCTTTCATCAGGCCGTACCTGGCTCTATTACCCCTTTCCTGCGTGATGAATTACAACTGTCCAGAATCGTGATTGGCTGGCACTTTAGTCTCTACGCCATTGGTATGTTTGCGACAGGCTTTATCGTTACCTACTGCTCGAAAAGGGTATCGCCAAAACGTATCCTGCTCACCAGCTCGTTCGCGGTGACGATTGCGGTTGCCATTTTTTCCCTGCCAATGCCCTCATCGGCAACGCTAAGCATGTCGCTGGTGTTGGGGCTGGCGGGTGGCGCGATGCAAATAGCCATTCAGGAATCGCTGGCACGTCATCACGGTGAAAATAGCGGGGTTGCCATCACGGAAGGATGCATTTTTGCCGCCATCGGGGTCTTTGCCGGACCGGTCTTTGTCAGCCTCGCGGTGGAATCAGGTTGGGGATGGCGGATGGCAATGTTTGTGCCCATCATCGCGCTGCTGCCTCTTCTCTTTATTGCGCCCGAAAATCTATCGCGGGTGCCTGTCAATATCGCCACTTCAACCAGCAATCCTGCGGAGCGTTCCCCTCGTCTGCCGCTGGTGGCGTTCCTGATGTTCGGCATGATTTTCCTCGGTATTTCAGCCGAGTGGGGCATCGGTTTTTGGGGCGCACAGTTTCTGGAAGAGCAGTTATCCGTAACGGTTGCGACCAGCGTCGGGATGATGTCTGCCTACTTCGGCGGCACGATTGTCGGGCGGATTGCGGTGAGCCGCCTGCTGCTGCGCTATGAAATCAACACGCTGCTGATCGGGGCAATCATCGTTGGTGGAATCGGCTTGGTTATTCTGTGGTTGGTTCCCCATGTCACCGTCGCACTGGTGAGTCTGGCGATTTTAGGAGCCTGTCTGGGGAATTTTTTCCCGTTAATATTATCGGTTGCGACGCAGCAACCGCCGCAGTTTCTGTCAAAAATTGCGGCGGGAGCCACCCAGTCGGTAGGGCTGGCGCTCTTACTGGCGCCCCTGTTACTGGGCAATGTCGGTGAAAGTATCGGGTTGGTTGGCGCTATCGGGCTATTGACCGTGATTCCGCCCGTGATGCTGGTGGCCTACCTGCTATCACGTAAGCTGTCTTAA